In a single window of the Bacteroidales bacterium genome:
- a CDS encoding SPOR domain-containing protein gives MKHLTVFIFILFCFLKLYSQNEGNVEIIQDSKIDELVKLHINFNEHSKGINGYRIQIFFDSGNNARNKAEKVKHDFLNKYPDTQAYLLFQQPYFKIRVGDFRTRLDAERFLKTIETEFQNSFIVKDVINFPKL, from the coding sequence ATGAAACATTTAACGGTTTTTATTTTTATTCTTTTTTGTTTTTTAAAACTTTATTCCCAAAATGAAGGAAATGTTGAAATTATTCAGGATTCAAAAATAGATGAACTTGTAAAATTACATATCAATTTCAATGAACATTCTAAGGGAATTAACGGTTACAGAATACAAATCTTTTTTGATTCCGGAAATAACGCAAGAAATAAAGCAGAAAAGGTAAAACATGATTTTTTAAATAAATATCCTGATACTCAGGCATACCTGCTTTTTCAGCAACCTTATTTCAAAATAAGGGTTGGTGATTTTCGTACCCGCCTTGATGCCGAAAGGTTTTTAAAAACTATTGAAACAGAATTTCAAAATTCGTTTATAGTTAAGGATGTTATTAATTTTCCGAAACTTTGA
- a CDS encoding universal stress protein, whose translation MKSKSIVVPIDFSKESLNGLRLAIVFSNALKKNICMVYVQRKTTSDYLSVSVKEELEWAEAQFEEIIDKFKSKLKAGCKLNYKIRKGSIYEEVVNQAKYNDAYMIVCTTHGASGFEEFFMGSNAFRIVSASECPVLTIRKGICPSSITKIVLPIDTSEESRQKVPFACDLAELFKAELHVLCVSNSTSAETTKLLNAYLTQVSTYINNRKLQFQTKMITGSNIAKITMDYSELVKAELIVIMTEQETSTQNILLGTYAQQMVNRSNIPIITIRPEEKGKLNVFKY comes from the coding sequence ATGAAAAGTAAAAGTATTGTAGTTCCAATTGATTTTTCAAAGGAATCATTGAACGGTCTGCGTTTAGCTATTGTTTTTTCAAATGCTTTAAAGAAAAACATCTGCATGGTTTATGTACAAAGAAAAACCACAAGTGATTACCTCTCGGTTTCGGTAAAAGAAGAACTGGAATGGGCAGAAGCACAATTTGAAGAAATAATAGATAAATTTAAAAGTAAACTTAAAGCCGGCTGTAAGCTGAATTACAAAATACGTAAAGGAAGTATTTATGAAGAAGTTGTAAATCAGGCAAAGTATAACGATGCTTATATGATAGTTTGTACCACACACGGAGCATCAGGGTTTGAGGAATTTTTTATGGGAAGCAATGCTTTCAGAATTGTATCTGCTTCAGAGTGTCCTGTTTTGACAATAAGGAAAGGTATTTGTCCGAGTTCAATAACAAAAATAGTTCTTCCGATAGATACAAGTGAAGAATCACGTCAAAAAGTTCCGTTTGCCTGTGATTTGGCTGAATTATTCAAAGCTGAACTTCATGTTCTTTGTGTTTCAAATTCAACTTCAGCAGAAACCACTAAATTACTTAATGCATACCTCACGCAGGTTTCAACGTACATAAATAACAGAAAACTGCAATTTCAAACAAAAATGATTACAGGAAGCAATATTGCAAAAATTACTATGGACTATTCAGAACTGGTAAAAGCCGAACTTATTGTTATTATGACTGAACAGGAAACCTCAACTCAAAATATACTTCTGGGTACTTATGCGCAGCAAATGGTTAATCGTAGTAATATTCCGATAATAACAATCCGACCTGAAGAAAAAGGAAAACTTAATGTATTTAAATATTAA
- the ruvB gene encoding Holliday junction branch migration DNA helicase RuvB, whose amino-acid sequence MNENLNTDPENLTQVDKEFEKLLRPSAFNDFVGQSQIIENLIIFVRAAKQRNEALDHVLLHGPPGLGKTTLAYIIANELNVGIKVSSGPVLDKPGDLAGLLTNLGEFDVLFIDEIHRLSPVVEEYLYSAMEDYKIDIMIDTGPNARSVQLKLNPFTLIGATTRSGLLTAPLRARFGITSRLEYYESKLLKNIIKRSAGILNVPLLETAAEEISRRSRGTPRISNALLRRIRDFAQIKGDGTIDEKITQYALNALNVDEHGLDEMDNKILSTIIDKFSGGPVGISTISTAVGEEAGTIEEVYEPFLIQEGYISRTPRGRQVTELAYKHLGRKYNKLQNGLFG is encoded by the coding sequence ATGAATGAAAATCTGAACACAGACCCGGAAAATCTGACACAAGTTGATAAGGAATTTGAAAAACTTCTGAGACCTTCGGCTTTTAATGATTTTGTTGGGCAAAGCCAGATTATAGAAAATCTAATAATTTTTGTAAGAGCTGCAAAACAAAGAAATGAAGCTCTTGACCATGTTCTTCTGCATGGTCCTCCCGGCTTGGGTAAAACAACACTTGCGTACATAATTGCGAATGAACTGAACGTAGGAATAAAAGTTTCATCAGGTCCTGTTTTAGATAAACCGGGTGACCTTGCGGGGTTACTTACCAACCTTGGTGAATTTGATGTTTTATTTATTGATGAAATACACCGCCTTAGTCCTGTTGTTGAAGAATATCTGTATTCGGCTATGGAGGATTATAAAATAGATATAATGATTGATACCGGACCTAATGCGAGAAGTGTTCAGTTAAAGCTGAATCCTTTTACATTAATCGGAGCAACTACACGTTCGGGTTTACTTACGGCTCCCCTTAGAGCAAGGTTCGGAATAACTTCACGTCTCGAATATTACGAATCAAAACTTCTGAAAAATATTATTAAACGCTCTGCGGGTATTTTAAATGTTCCATTACTTGAAACCGCAGCAGAAGAAATTTCCCGAAGAAGCCGCGGAACACCTCGTATTTCCAATGCATTGCTTAGAAGAATAAGAGATTTTGCCCAAATAAAAGGCGATGGCACCATTGATGAAAAAATAACACAATATGCTTTAAATGCACTGAATGTTGATGAACACGGTCTCGATGAAATGGATAATAAAATTCTCTCAACAATAATTGATAAATTTAGTGGAGGTCCTGTTGGGATTTCAACCATATCAACCGCTGTTGGCGAGGAAGCCGGTACTATAGAAGAAGTTTATGAACCATTTTTGATACAGGAGGGATACATTTCAAGAACGCCACGCGGAAGACAAGTTACTGAACTTGCTTATAAACATCTTGGAAGAAAATATAATAAACTTCAAAACGGTTTGTTCGGTTGA
- a CDS encoding cation diffusion facilitator family transporter: MPDNKNKNNYGNNGHSHIYHSNYGNKSIYYNPNLIISLIFNFSSSVVQIIIGVLSNSIALSLDAFKKLDYVISILINYSISKKNKREDNFETALKIKRLEIIIIFFKAILFIVLTSLFLVEAYRAIDTEGNIDVHKVIIFGSAGFLANLISILLLYKSSKKSQKLKHFFNNQTLGLFSSVIVVISGIFSFYYNNYVVDSIATFFIAVLIFRETFYSIKQAFFSAMNSVPEDISLSKIKFEIQAFPEVKHLLKIKAINFGDNDIQVFCHIELKSDMMLSETKKLRKKIKEVLSKNKVNSVTMQLIYDPEK, from the coding sequence ATGCCAGACAATAAAAACAAAAATAACTACGGTAACAACGGGCATTCTCATATATACCACAGTAATTATGGAAACAAATCCATTTATTACAATCCGAATTTAATCATAAGTTTGATTTTTAATTTTTCTAGTTCAGTTGTACAAATTATAATTGGTGTTTTATCTAATAGTATTGCATTATCATTAGATGCATTTAAAAAATTAGATTACGTAATTTCCATTTTAATAAATTATTCCATCAGTAAAAAAAACAAACGCGAAGATAATTTTGAAACGGCTTTAAAAATAAAAAGACTTGAAATCATAATTATTTTTTTCAAAGCGATTCTTTTCATTGTTTTAACATCATTATTTTTGGTTGAGGCATACAGGGCAATTGATACAGAGGGAAATATTGATGTGCATAAAGTTATTATATTCGGCTCTGCCGGATTTCTTGCAAACCTTATTTCAATACTTCTTTTATATAAGAGTTCGAAAAAAAGTCAAAAACTCAAACATTTTTTTAATAACCAGACTTTAGGATTATTCTCTTCGGTAATAGTGGTTATCAGCGGAATTTTTTCTTTTTATTACAACAATTACGTTGTTGATTCCATTGCAACTTTTTTTATTGCTGTACTAATTTTCAGGGAAACATTTTATTCAATAAAGCAGGCATTCTTTTCGGCTATGAATTCGGTTCCCGAAGACATAAGTTTATCAAAAATTAAATTTGAAATACAGGCTTTTCCTGAAGTAAAACACTTACTTAAAATAAAAGCAATAAATTTCGGCGACAATGATATTCAGGTATTTTGTCATATTGAATTAAAAAGCGATATGATGCTGAGTGAAACAAAAAAACTCAGGAAAAAAATCAAAGAAGTGCTTTCTAAAAATAAAGTAAACAGTGTGACTATGCAACTTATTTATGACCCCGAAAAATGA
- the hisA gene encoding 1-(5-phosphoribosyl)-5-[(5-phosphoribosylamino)methylideneamino]imidazole-4-carboxamide isomerase has product MLKIFPAIDIIDGKCVRLTKGDYSQKKIYNTNPLEVAKQFEDAGLQYLHLVDLDGAKEKRVVNYNILEKIVSKTSLLIDFGGGIQTEKDIEIIFDCGANQVNIGSMAVKQPELFKNLLKKYSNEKIILSADVKDENIAIHGWQEKTKISIFDFIKSFESENLKFVTCTDISKDGMLEGPSFDLYKKIIAAFPNINLIASGGISSINDIEKTAEQNIYGVIIGKAIYEGIFQLSELKKYL; this is encoded by the coding sequence ATGTTAAAAATTTTTCCCGCCATTGATATTATTGATGGAAAGTGTGTAAGGCTTACAAAAGGTGATTATTCACAAAAGAAAATTTACAACACAAATCCTCTTGAAGTTGCAAAACAATTTGAAGATGCGGGCTTGCAATATTTGCATCTGGTCGATTTGGACGGAGCAAAAGAAAAACGCGTGGTAAATTACAATATTCTCGAAAAAATTGTTTCAAAAACTTCTTTGCTTATTGATTTTGGCGGAGGCATTCAAACTGAAAAAGATATTGAAATTATTTTTGATTGTGGAGCAAATCAGGTAAATATAGGCAGTATGGCAGTAAAGCAACCTGAGCTTTTTAAAAACCTGCTCAAAAAATATTCAAATGAAAAAATAATTCTGAGTGCCGATGTAAAAGATGAAAATATTGCAATACACGGCTGGCAAGAGAAAACAAAAATATCAATTTTTGATTTTATTAAAAGTTTTGAAAGTGAAAATTTAAAATTTGTAACATGCACCGATATAAGCAAAGACGGAATGCTTGAAGGACCTTCATTTGACTTGTATAAAAAAATCATTGCCGCTTTTCCCAATATTAATCTCATTGCAAGCGGCGGAATCTCTTCAATAAATGATATTGAAAAAACAGCAGAGCAAAATATTTACGGAGTAATTATAGGTAAAGCTATTTATGAAGGAATTTTTCAACTAAGTGAGTTAAAAAAATATTTATAA
- the hisH gene encoding imidazole glycerol phosphate synthase subunit HisH, with product MKIAIIKYNAGNIQSVVFALQGLGIDTVLTDNAEEIKSADKVIFPGVGEASTTMECLKRTKLDEIIVSLKQPVLGICLGMQLLCKYSEENETKCLGIFENKIKLFPPKQKVPHVGWNNIYNLKSPLFKGLTEESYVYFVHSFYAELNENSIASCEYILSFSAALHKNNFYAVQFHPEKSSKEGSLILKNFIELC from the coding sequence ATGAAGATTGCAATAATAAAATATAATGCAGGAAATATACAATCGGTGGTTTTTGCCTTGCAAGGACTGGGAATAGATACTGTTCTTACCGACAATGCAGAGGAAATAAAAAGTGCGGATAAAGTTATTTTCCCCGGAGTTGGCGAAGCAAGCACCACAATGGAATGTCTGAAAAGAACGAAACTTGATGAAATTATTGTTTCGTTGAAACAGCCAGTACTTGGTATTTGTCTCGGCATGCAGCTGCTTTGCAAATATTCGGAAGAAAACGAAACGAAGTGTCTTGGAATTTTTGAAAATAAAATAAAATTATTTCCGCCAAAACAAAAAGTTCCTCACGTAGGGTGGAATAATATTTATAATCTAAAAAGTCCTTTGTTTAAAGGATTAACTGAAGAAAGTTACGTATATTTCGTTCACAGTTTTTATGCCGAATTAAATGAAAATTCAATTGCAAGCTGCGAATATATTCTGTCATTTAGTGCTGCTTTGCATAAAAACAATTTTTACGCAGTTCAGTTTCATCCCGAAAAAAGCAGTAAAGAAGGCAGTTTAATTTTAAAAAATTTTATTGAATTATGTTAA